A region of Salvelinus alpinus chromosome 6, SLU_Salpinus.1, whole genome shotgun sequence DNA encodes the following proteins:
- the LOC139578893 gene encoding E3 ubiquitin-protein ligase TRIM21-like, producing the protein MASSSSLLTEEQFLCSICLDVLTEPVSTSCGHNFCIACVTKYWDSNDLCQCPLCKEAFYTRPELRVNTTFREVVDNFKRMTDEGKDDCPANPGKVACDVCTGTKLKALKSCLVCLASYCETHLEPHQIAPPLKRHKLIDPVENLEDRICKKHDRVLELFCRTDQTCVCQFCAETDHKAHDTVPIDEECGERKVQLGKTEAEFQQIIQERLQKLKEIKHSVELSKRDAKREIADSMQVFTALVRSIEKSQVEVIEVVEKKQKAAERQAEGLIKELEHEITELKRRSTELEQLSHTEDHLQLLQSFTSLMCTPPSTKDWSEISVHSDLCVGTVRTAVSQLEEMLNKEMEKLLPEVKLKRIQQYAVDVTLDPDTAHPDLILSEDGKQVRCGETLRNLPDNPKRFDRFAIVLGKDCFSSGRFYYEVTVKGKTKWTLGVARESIDRKRNISLSPEDGLWTVLLRNGNVYKAGTYPPFLLSLKEKPQKVGVFVDYEEGQVSFYDVEARSYIYSFTGCTFTEKLYPLFSPCNNAGGKNLAPLIISPVNHTD; encoded by the coding sequence ATGGCTTCCTCCAGCAGTCTCCTAACTGAAGAGCAGTTCCTGTGCTCTATCTGCCTGGATGTGTTAACTGAGCCAGTATCCACTTCATGTGGACACAACTTCTGCATTGCCTGTGTCACAAAGTACTGGGATAGCAATGACCTGTGTCAATGTCCACTGTGTAAGGAGGCATTCTACACACGACCTGAGCTTCGTGTCAACACAACGTTCAGAGAGGTTGTAGATAATTTTAAAAGGATGACAGACGAAGGTAAAGATGATTGCCCTGCCAATCCTGGAAAAGTGGCCTGTGATGTCTGCACTGGGACGAAGCTCAAGGCCCTGAAGTCCTGCCTGGTGTGTCTGGCCTCTTACTGTGAGACTCACCTGGAGCCTCATCAGATAGCCCCACCCTTAAAGAGACACAAACTGATTGACCCCGTGGAGAACCTGGAAGACAGAATCTGTAAGAAGCATGACAGAGTCCTGGAGCTGTTCTGTAGGACTGACcagacgtgtgtgtgtcagttctgCGCTGAGACAGACCACAAGGCTCATGACACTGTCCCTATAGATGAAGAGTGTGGAGAGAGGAAGGTTCAGCTGGGGAAAACTGAGGCAGAGTTCCAGCAGATTATCCAAGAGCGACTGCAGAAGCTAAAGGAGATCAAACACTCAGTAGAGCTCAGCAAGAGAGATGcaaagagagagatagcagaCAGCATGCAGGTATTCACTGCTCTGGTGCGATCCATTGAGAAAAGCCAGGTTGAGGTCATTGAGGTGGTTGAGAAGAAGCAGAAAGCAGCTGAGAGGCAGGCTGAAGGGCTCATTAAAGAGCTGGAGCATGAAATCACTGAGCTGAAGAGGAGAAGCACTGAGCTGGAGCAGCTCTCTCACACCGAGGACCACCTCCAACTTCTCCAGAGCTTCACATCTCTAATGTGCACCCCTCCATCCACCAAGgactggtctgagatcagtgttcacagtgatcTCTGTGTAGGGACTGTGAGGACAGCTGTTTCTCAGCTGGAGGAAATGctgaataaagagatggagaagcTGTTGCCTGAAGTCAAACTGAAGAGGATTCAGCAGTATGCAGTGGATGTGACTCTGGATCCTGACACAGCACATCCCGATCTCATCCTGTCTGAGGATGGGAAACAAGTGAGATGTGGAGAAACACTACGGAATCTACCTGACAATCCAAAAAGGTTTGATCGTTTTGCCATTGTCCTTGGAAAGGATTGCTTCTCCTCAGGGAGATTTTACTATGAGGTGACGGTTAAGGGGAAGACTAAGTGGACTTTAGGAGTGGCCAGAGAGTCCATAGACAGGAAGAGGAATATCTCACTGAGCCCTGAGGATGGACTCTGGACTGTGTTGCTAAGGAATGGAAATGTGTACAAAGCCGGTACCTACCCCCCTTTCCTCCTGTCCCTGAAAGAGAAGCCCCAGAAGGTGGGAGTATTTGTGGATtatgaggagggtcaggtctctTTTTAtgatgtggaggccaggtcttaTATATACTCTTTCACTGGCTGCACCTTTACTGAGAAACTATATCCATTATTCAGCCCCTGCAATAATGCCGGTGGTAAAAACCTAGCCCCTCTCATCATCTCTCCTGTCAACCACACAGACTGA